The following is a genomic window from Butyricimonas faecihominis.
GGAGTTGGCCAAGGTGTCGTCCAATAATTTGATTAGTGCTTTGCAGGTGTTTGATCCTTCTTTCCGGCTGCGTGAGAATGTTGACATGGGATCGAACCCGAATAGTTTACCTGATTTTCGTATTCGCGGTAATTCCGGTTTCGGGGTGGAAGGCGTGTCTGAGGCCACATTTAGGAATGATCCGAATTTACCCACTTTTATCTTGGATGGTTATGAGGTCGATGTAGAAAAAATCTTTGACTTGAATATTGACCGGATCGAGAACGTGACAATATTAAAGGATGCTTCGGCTACCGCGATCTATGGTTCCCGGGCAGCAAACGGGGTCGTGGTGGTGACGACGAAAGCTCCAGAAGAAGGAAAGTTGAGAGTGTCCTATAATATGAATATGGCGATCAATGCTCCGGATTTGTCTGATTATAACTTGATGAATGCCAAGGAAAAATTGCAGGCCGAGTTGGATGCCGGGTTATATGATTCGGATGATCTTTATACCCAGCAGTTGTTACGAATGGATTATGCAGAGCGTTTGGAACGAGTGAAAAAAGGGGTAAACACGTATTGGTTGTCTCAACCTTTGCACGTTGCTGTCGGACATAAACATTCCTTGTATGTAGAGGGGGGTGACCAAAGCGTGCGTTACGGGATTGACGTGAATTACCAGGCTAATCCGGGAGTGATGAAAAAATCTTCGAGAGACCGGTTCGGGATAGGCTTTCTACTTTCTTATAATTTGAATAATAAGTTGTTGTTTAGAAACAAGTTGACGGTGGATAAGGTGAAAGCGAAAGAATCACCGTATGGTTCCTTCAAGGATTATGCCAAGGCGAACCCGTATGACCAGATTTATGATGAGGATGGAAATTTGATTAAATCATACCAACCGCACGTGAGTACGAGCAATCGTTTCTTGAATCCATTGTACGAGTCAACGTTGAATCATAAAGATAACACGACGTACACGGAGTGGACGGATAATTTTGATTTTGACTGGTTTATCAGCGAGCATTTCAGGTTGAAGGCCAGAGTGTCATACTCGGAACGTACGGATAAGCAAGAGAAATTCACGGACCCGGAATCAGCGATTTACAATGAGTCTGACTATCAGGATGGAGAAGGAATTTTGAAGAGAGGGGAGGCGTATAGTTTCCACGAGAAGAGTTCTAACTTGGATATGAACGTGGTGTTCAGTTATAACCAGCAGTTGGGGAGTCACTTTTTGAATGCCGTGTTGGGAGGTAATGTTATCGAGACCCGGTTTGAGAATGAATCATATAGCGTGATCGGTTTTCCGTCGGGTAGTATGGATTACATTTCTTTTGGTAAGGAGTTTAAGGATTTAACCCCGGAAGGAAGTGAGGGATTATCCCGTTTGGTAGGTTTGTTTGTGAACTTGAACTATACTTGGAATAATATTTATTTACTGGATTTATCCGGTCGTCTAGATGGATCGTCAAAATTCGGTTCCAAGAAGAGATATGCCCCGTTTTGGTCGGCAGGTATTGGTTGGAACGTGCATAATGAAAAATTTTTTGAAGGATTGAAAGGTGTGATTAATCATTTGAAATTTTCCGCGAATGTCGGGGCTACCGGTAAAGCTTCTTTCGAGGCATATGAGGCCCAGGATGTGTACGAGTATTACAAGGGACAATGGTATGCCGGGGGGTTGGGTGTGATCATGAACAACATGGGAAATACAAACCTGCAATGGGAAAAGACACACACGTTTGACGGGAATTTTGAAATTCAGTTTTTGAATGGATTGGTCAGTGCTAATATGAACTACTACGTGAAGACAACGAAAGATTTGCTTGCAGATATTACTTTACCGCCTTCTTCAGGTTTTGAAAGTTACAGGGATAACTTGGGAGAGCTGGAGAATAAAGGATATGAAATTTCGTTGAGAGGATTCGTGGTACGGGATAAGGATTTAATCGTGAATGTTTTCGGATCGATCGCGCATAATAAGAACGTGATTAAAAAGATTTCCAATTCATTGGAAACGTACAACAAGAAAGTGGATGATGAGCAGGATAATTATGAACCGGGATGGGGTGAAGCGATAGAGACAGCCAAACCTCAGGTACAATTTAAAGAGGGACAGTCAACTACGGCGATTTACGCGGTAAAATCCCACGGAATAAACCCGATGAACGGGAAAGAGGTGTTTGAGGATTTGAAAGGTAACTTGACTTATGAATGGAGTGCTGCCAACAAGATAGTGTGCGGGGACACGGAACCCAAGGTATCGGGAGCTTTTGGTGCCAATGCGGACTGGAAAGGATTTAATATTAATGTTAGTTTCTTGTATCAATGTGGAGGACAGGTGTATAACCAAACGCTTGTAGATCGGGTGGAGGATGCAAATTTGAGTTGGAACGTGGATCGCCGGGTGTTGCAAGGCAGGTGGAAAGAACCGGGAGATCACACTTTCTTTAAAGATATTAAGAACCGGGATCGGACGGAGGTTTCTTCTCGTTTTGTTCAGGATGAGAACGTGTTGCAATTCAAATCATTGTCATTTTCTTATTCTTTCCCGACCGAGTTGATTCAAAGATGGAGCTTGGAACGTTTAAAATTGACGTTCCAGATGGAAGATATTTTCAGAATATCTAACGTGAAACGGGAACGAGGTCTGGATTACCCGTTTGCTAGAATTTTTAACGTGGGATTACAGGTACAATTCTAATCCTGTAGAAATGTAAAATAATGGATGATATGAAAAAGAGAATATTGATTATTTTTACGTTATTCGTGTTTGCTGTGACGAACAGCAGTTGTGATAGTTGGTTGGATGTGACCCCGCAAGCACAGGTGAATGCAGAGAAATTGTTTTCTAAACCCAAGGGGTTTGAGAATGCCTTATATGGTATATATACTTCGATGACGGATGCATCTTCGTATGGAACGCACATGACATTCGGGTTGATGGATGCGTTGGCCCAGTATTATGATGTTTACCAGGACAAGTATCATCTTCTTTACGAGGCGTCCCGGTATAATTATAAAAATTCGAATTCTCAAGATGTGATTAAGAATTTGTGGTTAAAAAATTACAATAGTATTGCGAATTGTAATGTTTTATTGGATTACTTGAGCGAGAAGTCCCCCTCGTTTTTTGAAGGTGAAGAGTATAAGTTTTTGGTTGCGGAAACGAAAGCATTAAGGGCTTACTTGCATTTCGACTTGTTGAGAGCATTTGCCCCGTCATGGAAGGAGAATTCGGAGGCTTTGTGTTTGCCTTATGCCGATAACTTCACGGACCGGGTGCATGGTCAAAAAAAGACGAGCGAGATTGTTCAATTGATTCTGACGGACCTTGATAGCGCCCGGATGATGTTAAGTACGGTTGATCCGGCTCGGGAAGAGAGTTTTAAGGAGATGTATAACCATTACGTGACGGAAATCGGGAATGATTTTACAACGGCCCGGGCATATCGCATGAATTATTGGGCAATTACCGGGTTGATGGCCCGTGTGTATCATTACATGGGGGATGAGAGAGCTTACACGTATGCCCAAGAAGTTATTCAGGCCGGGAAAGACGGGTTCTTCCCTTTCACCGAGGAAAGTGCGGTGAGTGCCCCTTTGAAGAGTCGGGATGTCGTGATGCAAAACGAGATTCTGTTTGCTTTGAATTATGCTGGTATTCATGATTTGTGGTACTCTTATGACGCCTCTCAAGATAATTATTACACGATAAATGATGTTACTTCCATTTATCCTTCTTCTGATGATTTCCGGAAGGAATATTTGGTAATCACGAATAGTAACGGGTATGATATATCGGTTAAATATGCGGATGTGGATTCTGAAAATGGCGGGAAAGTTCCGATGATCCGTTTGTCTGAAATGTATCTGATTGCTGCGGAGAGCGGTTTTAATGCCCATAAGGAGGTTGCTATCGGTTTACTCGAAGAATTGCGTAAAAATAGGGGGATAGCCGGGGAGATTTCAACGACGATTACTTATGATAATTTCGTGAAGGAGTTGACGAAAGAGGCTCGTCGGGAATTTATCGGGGAAGGTCAGTTGTTTTACTGGTATAAACGTTTGGGATTACCGGTTGATCAGGGGAGTACCACGATAACGCTTGAACCGTCTCAATTCTGTTTGCCATTGCCGGCCACTGAAGTAGAGTTTGGCGGGCGTAAGGAAGATTATTTAAATAATAAGTAGTAGATTAATATTTGGCTATGAAAATATTATATGTAATTATCATGATGTTGTTTCTTGGAATGATGTCATGTTCGGAAGATAACCTGAAAGGGTATTCCAGTAGTAACTATATACAATTTGATAAGTTGTCAAAAGATAGTACCGTTTTCTCGTTTGCTTATGATGAGACGCTGGAGTCGGGAACGGTGGCTTTGAAAT
Proteins encoded in this region:
- a CDS encoding SusC/RagA family TonB-linked outer membrane protein, translating into MKKSNVLWLVLSKNKQQQLSKIMKLTWILCVCFVCSLSANVMSQQRVNMNLGKTSIKTVFEEIRRQTGKIIIYNDDRLALERVVKADFKEADVRAVLDKVLAGSGMTYRFVDDYIVIVPEVKTMRDSTVKQFQIKGKVTDKKGEAIPGVTVRLDSTSLGAATDVNGEFSLTLSMEKGTLVFSFIGMKTQKVKYTGQKYLNVVMEEDALEVEEVVVNGYFSKSKESFTGNVVSVNKEELAKVSSNNLISALQVFDPSFRLRENVDMGSNPNSLPDFRIRGNSGFGVEGVSEATFRNDPNLPTFILDGYEVDVEKIFDLNIDRIENVTILKDASATAIYGSRAANGVVVVTTKAPEEGKLRVSYNMNMAINAPDLSDYNLMNAKEKLQAELDAGLYDSDDLYTQQLLRMDYAERLERVKKGVNTYWLSQPLHVAVGHKHSLYVEGGDQSVRYGIDVNYQANPGVMKKSSRDRFGIGFLLSYNLNNKLLFRNKLTVDKVKAKESPYGSFKDYAKANPYDQIYDEDGNLIKSYQPHVSTSNRFLNPLYESTLNHKDNTTYTEWTDNFDFDWFISEHFRLKARVSYSERTDKQEKFTDPESAIYNESDYQDGEGILKRGEAYSFHEKSSNLDMNVVFSYNQQLGSHFLNAVLGGNVIETRFENESYSVIGFPSGSMDYISFGKEFKDLTPEGSEGLSRLVGLFVNLNYTWNNIYLLDLSGRLDGSSKFGSKKRYAPFWSAGIGWNVHNEKFFEGLKGVINHLKFSANVGATGKASFEAYEAQDVYEYYKGQWYAGGLGVIMNNMGNTNLQWEKTHTFDGNFEIQFLNGLVSANMNYYVKTTKDLLADITLPPSSGFESYRDNLGELENKGYEISLRGFVVRDKDLIVNVFGSIAHNKNVIKKISNSLETYNKKVDDEQDNYEPGWGEAIETAKPQVQFKEGQSTTAIYAVKSHGINPMNGKEVFEDLKGNLTYEWSAANKIVCGDTEPKVSGAFGANADWKGFNINVSFLYQCGGQVYNQTLVDRVEDANLSWNVDRRVLQGRWKEPGDHTFFKDIKNRDRTEVSSRFVQDENVLQFKSLSFSYSFPTELIQRWSLERLKLTFQMEDIFRISNVKRERGLDYPFARIFNVGLQVQF
- a CDS encoding RagB/SusD family nutrient uptake outer membrane protein, coding for MKKRILIIFTLFVFAVTNSSCDSWLDVTPQAQVNAEKLFSKPKGFENALYGIYTSMTDASSYGTHMTFGLMDALAQYYDVYQDKYHLLYEASRYNYKNSNSQDVIKNLWLKNYNSIANCNVLLDYLSEKSPSFFEGEEYKFLVAETKALRAYLHFDLLRAFAPSWKENSEALCLPYADNFTDRVHGQKKTSEIVQLILTDLDSARMMLSTVDPAREESFKEMYNHYVTEIGNDFTTARAYRMNYWAITGLMARVYHYMGDERAYTYAQEVIQAGKDGFFPFTEESAVSAPLKSRDVVMQNEILFALNYAGIHDLWYSYDASQDNYYTINDVTSIYPSSDDFRKEYLVITNSNGYDISVKYADVDSENGGKVPMIRLSEMYLIAAESGFNAHKEVAIGLLEELRKNRGIAGEISTTITYDNFVKELTKEARREFIGEGQLFYWYKRLGLPVDQGSTTITLEPSQFCLPLPATEVEFGGRKEDYLNNK